A genomic window from Diceros bicornis minor isolate mBicDic1 chromosome 35, mDicBic1.mat.cur, whole genome shotgun sequence includes:
- the TCHP gene encoding trichoplein keratin filament-binding protein isoform X1 produces MALPTLPSYWCSRRLQDQQTARQRQREQEARLRQQWDQNSHYFRMSDLCSSKQAEWSSKTSYQQSMHAYQREKMKEEKRKHLEARRERLRQLLLEEQDLLAKELEELRLSMNSRERRIRERHGNLKSAREEQRKLLAEQLLYEHWKKNNPRLREIELDLHKKHVINSWETQQEEKKQQEATEGEENKRCENEYETARREALERMKAEEERRQLERKLQAEALLRQMEELQVKEMEATKLKKEQENLWKQRWELERLEEERKQMAAFRQKAELGRFLRHQYNVQLNRRTQQIQEELEADRRILQALLEKEDENQRVQLARREQALADVAWMKRVIEEQLQLERAREAELQMLLREEAKEMWEKREAEWARERSARDRLMSEVLAGRQQQIQEKIEENRRAQEESLRHREQLMQNLEEARESARREEEESEELKSARKQELEGQVAERQLQVWEADQQEEEEEEEARQAEQVTDALLQQEAKMMAEQGYRPKPYGHPKIAWN; encoded by the exons ATGGCCCTCCCCACGCTGCCCTCATACTGGTGCAGCCGGAGGCTCCAGGATCAGCAGACAGCACGACAGCGACAGCGAGAGCAGGAGGCCCGGCTCCGGCAGCAGTGGGATCAGAACAGCCACTACTTCCGGATGTCCGACCTCTGCAGCTCCAAACAGGCAGAATGGAGCTCCAAGACCTCCTACCAGCAGAG CATGCATGCTTATCAGCGTGAGAAGAtgaaggaggagaagaggaagcaTCTGGAAGCCAGACGGGAGAGACTCAGGCAGCTTCTGCTGGAGGAGCAGGACTTGCTGGCCAAGGAACTGGAGGAGCTGAGGCTGAGCATGAACTCGCGGGAAAGAAGAATCCGGGAGCGGCACGGGAATCTGAAGTCGGCCCGAGAAGAGCAAAGGAAACTG CTTGCCGAACAGCTTTTGTACGaacactggaaaaagaacaacccCAGACTTCGAGAG ATTGAATTGGACCTTCACAAGAAGCACGTGATAAACTCTTGGGAAACacagcaagaagaaaagaaacag CAAGAAGccacagaaggggaagagaacaAGCGGTGTGAAAATGAATATGAAACGGCTCGAAGGGAGGCGCTAGAACGGATGAAagcagaagaggagaggaggcagCTGGAGCGCAAACTGCAGGCCGAGGCACTGCTCCGGCAGATGGAGGAGCTGCAGGTGAAGGAGATGGAg GCCACCAAACTGAAGAAGGAGCAGGAGAATCTGTGGAAGCAGCGGTGGGAGCTGGAGAggctggaggaagagaggaagcagaTGGCAGCGTTCCGGCAGAAGGCAGAGCTGGG ACGCTTTTTGAGACATCAGTATAATGTGCAACTCAATAGACGAACACAGCAGATCCAAGAGGAGCTG gAGGCAGACAGGCGCATCCTGCAGGCACTCCTGGAGAAGGAGGACGAGAACCAGCGCGTGCAGCTGGCCCGGCGGGAGCAGGCCCTGGCCGATGTGGCGTGGATGAAGCGGGTCATCgaggagcagctgcagctggagaGGGCGCGGGAGGCAGAGCTGCAGATGCTGTTGAG GGAGGAGGCCAAGGAAATGTGGGAAAAGAGAGAGGCCGAGTGGGCCCGGGAGAGGAGCGCACGGGACAGACTGATGAGCGAG GTTCTGGCAGGGAGACAACAACAAATACaagaaaagattgaagaaaaccGACGGGCGCAAGAGGAATCTCTAAGACACAGGGAGCAACTTATGCAAAACCTTGAGGAGGCAAGAGAGTCAGCTCgtcgggaggaggaggagagtgagGAACTGAAATCGGCCAGGAAACAGGAGCTGGAAGGCCAG GTTGCAGAGCGCCAGCTGCAGGTGTGGGAAGCAGaccagcaggaggaggaggaggaagaggaggccagGCAGGCCGAGCAGGTCACAGACGCCCTGCTGCAGCAGGAGGCGAAGATGATGGCCGAGCAGGGCTACCGGCCCAAG ccTTATGGACATCCCAAAATTGCCTGGAACTGA
- the TCHP gene encoding trichoplein keratin filament-binding protein isoform X2, producing the protein MALPTLPSYWCSRRLQDQQTARQRQREQEARLRQQWDQNSHYFRMSDLCSSKQAEWSSKTSYQQSMHAYQREKMKEEKRKHLEARRERLRQLLLEEQDLLAKELEELRLSMNSRERRIRERHGNLKSAREEQRKLLAEQLLYEHWKKNNPRLREIELDLHKKHVINSWETQQEEKKQQEATEGEENKRCENEYETARREALERMKAEEERRQLERKLQAEALLRQMEELQATKLKKEQENLWKQRWELERLEEERKQMAAFRQKAELGRFLRHQYNVQLNRRTQQIQEELEADRRILQALLEKEDENQRVQLARREQALADVAWMKRVIEEQLQLERAREAELQMLLREEAKEMWEKREAEWARERSARDRLMSEVLAGRQQQIQEKIEENRRAQEESLRHREQLMQNLEEARESARREEEESEELKSARKQELEGQVAERQLQVWEADQQEEEEEEEARQAEQVTDALLQQEAKMMAEQGYRPKPYGHPKIAWN; encoded by the exons ATGGCCCTCCCCACGCTGCCCTCATACTGGTGCAGCCGGAGGCTCCAGGATCAGCAGACAGCACGACAGCGACAGCGAGAGCAGGAGGCCCGGCTCCGGCAGCAGTGGGATCAGAACAGCCACTACTTCCGGATGTCCGACCTCTGCAGCTCCAAACAGGCAGAATGGAGCTCCAAGACCTCCTACCAGCAGAG CATGCATGCTTATCAGCGTGAGAAGAtgaaggaggagaagaggaagcaTCTGGAAGCCAGACGGGAGAGACTCAGGCAGCTTCTGCTGGAGGAGCAGGACTTGCTGGCCAAGGAACTGGAGGAGCTGAGGCTGAGCATGAACTCGCGGGAAAGAAGAATCCGGGAGCGGCACGGGAATCTGAAGTCGGCCCGAGAAGAGCAAAGGAAACTG CTTGCCGAACAGCTTTTGTACGaacactggaaaaagaacaacccCAGACTTCGAGAG ATTGAATTGGACCTTCACAAGAAGCACGTGATAAACTCTTGGGAAACacagcaagaagaaaagaaacag CAAGAAGccacagaaggggaagagaacaAGCGGTGTGAAAATGAATATGAAACGGCTCGAAGGGAGGCGCTAGAACGGATGAAagcagaagaggagaggaggcagCTGGAGCGCAAACTGCAGGCCGAGGCACTGCTCCGGCAGATGGAGGAGCTGCAG GCCACCAAACTGAAGAAGGAGCAGGAGAATCTGTGGAAGCAGCGGTGGGAGCTGGAGAggctggaggaagagaggaagcagaTGGCAGCGTTCCGGCAGAAGGCAGAGCTGGG ACGCTTTTTGAGACATCAGTATAATGTGCAACTCAATAGACGAACACAGCAGATCCAAGAGGAGCTG gAGGCAGACAGGCGCATCCTGCAGGCACTCCTGGAGAAGGAGGACGAGAACCAGCGCGTGCAGCTGGCCCGGCGGGAGCAGGCCCTGGCCGATGTGGCGTGGATGAAGCGGGTCATCgaggagcagctgcagctggagaGGGCGCGGGAGGCAGAGCTGCAGATGCTGTTGAG GGAGGAGGCCAAGGAAATGTGGGAAAAGAGAGAGGCCGAGTGGGCCCGGGAGAGGAGCGCACGGGACAGACTGATGAGCGAG GTTCTGGCAGGGAGACAACAACAAATACaagaaaagattgaagaaaaccGACGGGCGCAAGAGGAATCTCTAAGACACAGGGAGCAACTTATGCAAAACCTTGAGGAGGCAAGAGAGTCAGCTCgtcgggaggaggaggagagtgagGAACTGAAATCGGCCAGGAAACAGGAGCTGGAAGGCCAG GTTGCAGAGCGCCAGCTGCAGGTGTGGGAAGCAGaccagcaggaggaggaggaggaagaggaggccagGCAGGCCGAGCAGGTCACAGACGCCCTGCTGCAGCAGGAGGCGAAGATGATGGCCGAGCAGGGCTACCGGCCCAAG ccTTATGGACATCCCAAAATTGCCTGGAACTGA